The sequence below is a genomic window from Aspergillus nidulans FGSC A4 chromosome V.
GCTTTATTGATGCGCAGCGAGTTTTGTTTACTGGAGCTGGGGAGACACCTAGACTTGGAGATTCGTGTTATCTTTCTAATCCACCAAACTATCGGAGACGCCTCCCCATTGCGTTGAGAGGAAGGCCACAGCGAAGCAATCGGAGGATTTCGGGCTTATGACTTACAATTCTCACGACGACGTAGCAAGAGACTGCCATGATATACCAAGGTTAGCAGCGGCTTTCATTGCATATTCTATCTGTGCTTCCCCGCTTATCAAATCCTATCATCTCAAAATTCAGGCAGAACTCCCGAAGAAAATATCGATGGGAATCCCTCTGCATCCATACCGGTAGGCATATATAACCCTTCTCATGCAGTATGTCGTTTACAATACCTTGCTATTAAGATGCCTAGAACTCGACAAGATACCGACAAGATACCGACTTCTAGCACGTAGTAATTTAAGATATCCTTAAACCAGTCATCAAGGTCCTCAACTAAATCCATTCAGCTGAAGTCTTTGGTGACCTGAATGCAGGATTCCACGCATAACTGGGTATCGCGTGGCATCATGGGACTGCATCGCCCAAGACCGAAGCATCCTGCATGGACAGAAATCGTGTTGCCAGCACTGAGAGCTGAGTATCTATACTTTGGCGAGATGGATTTGCACTGCACATAACCGGGTCAAGTCGCTGCCGACATCAACCAAGTATCCGAATGTTGTTGTCATGAATGCCCTAGGGTCTGTGTGTGGTCAATAGTATAATGAAGCTGGTATTGTGACTAGAACGCCCAGACGGGCGTCGAAGGTGTCGATATCGACACCTTCGACAGCTAGACTCGATCCACAAAGAGGGAGATCTGCATATTGGAAATTAAGCATGGCGGTAGAATTGTacccagttgatgtatttttttGCAGGACTGAGAACCATTGACACATTCGACAGGCATAGACAGAACCAGAAACAACTAAGTCGGCAACAATAGGTCTCGTAGCTCCTAGGCGTATCGAGTGCTTTGGAAGCCAGGGAACCGGGGCGTGAAGGAGGTTCGCAGTAACCATTAGAGGCCAATTTGGTCGTGGCCTCAAAGAGCATCGTTACTTGGGAAAACCGTACCGACGTGACAGCCTGGAGGGAATACGTTACCAAGAAATGTGACCATGGACAGCCGTTTTGGCCCAATGGGTGGTTACGAAGCTTGATACCGTAAGCGTTTATATACAAGTACGTACGTGAGGCGTATGCACTACGCGGCCCAGGCTGCAAACTTACGTTCTTCCCATACTATTCCAGACTCAGATCCACTCAGGCACCACTTGCGGCCCGCTTGGGAATTATTCTAGTATCTAACGGGGATCCATGAGCGGTTTGTACCAGCTGGTACAAGGCACCACTAAAGAGGTTATCCCGCTTTCATCCAAGAACGCAAGCCGAGTCCAAGTCCCACCCATCTCTCTAGTCTTTCTTTCTGCCCTGTCCCTGCCTGTCCCTGGTAGTCGGGCACAAGCCGCCAATCCCGTTCCCCTGCAGATATTACCGGAAGGGACCCGTGCTGTCGGCAGGGCTGAGAGTTTTCAGCCCCTGCTTGGCACTCAGGACACTCAGACTGAACATCAAGCCCTAGATGAACAATATCCTCTCCCCTTGAATAAGagcgctgaagagggatGGGAATGAATAGACTCCCAAAGATAGACACTCGAATGGACTGACGGAGAGCTGGCATCTCTCGTCTCCTTCGTTGTAGTCCTTCATATTTCGATCATATTTCGAATATGGAGTGTCCGGCCAAATCACTGCTGTTGATGGCCAAATGAAAGTGCTTAGAAACAGCCTTGAGATCAACTTTGGTGTTTCCACACCCTTCTGGTGCCGATACGCCTGATTGACCTTTGTTGTATTGGTATTGTAGCAACTTCCATATTATCTGACATATTGTTACATATCCCTCTCCCAAGTCGCTCTTGGCATGTATCAAATTGGTTGGCGGCCAGTTTTTCAACCATTTTAACGCATTGCTCATGATTTGCATTGCCGAGCCACACCAATTCCGAGGACTCAGTTTCACTCCAATGGGTCTGTTTCAGAAATGTGGTCATCACCTTGACAGGTTGACAGACGGAAGTGTCAAGTCGCTCCATTACGCCGGGGAGAACATTCCGCTTCTTGGTTTCGTCACTGTGACGTAGATCAATCAAATCacaccatcctcgtcgactgTAACTGAGCGTATAGCTGAAGGTGGCAAATCTCACTCGCAAATATCCCTCGAGACTACTCTGAGAGATGAATTGAAACAAAACGAGCTCTGAGCTACTGGTGGTCGCGATGATCACCTCATGGTGGGTTCGGGTTGGCCCGTGTGGTCCGTTGATCCAGACGGCACAGCAAAAGGAGGTCAAGATGGACGTTGGTAGAATGAAAAACTGGTCTACTCCGGCGTCCAAGTCACATACTCTGAGCAGAAAACTCGCTGAGCACCATTGGCCCGCGGTTGGGCATTAGACTTCCGGGTGGGTGAGAGATGGATGATTATCAGGGCATGGCTATGCAGACTGCCGATCTAGGTGGATATCTACATCCACCGCGGCAACCGCTCTGAAAGCTGGTCAGAAGACTCAGGGATAGctcttgatatcgagaaaATCGATGGTTGATGCCCGACGAACCCCTTTCTGCCTGTTCTGCTCCAGTTCCCAGATAGTGGATACTGGATCGATAATGGATTGAGATACAGACACACGGACTGCTCGGCTTGTGAAAGAGTCAGAGCAGATGCCGAGCCGGCGGCGAGCAGGCCGAGAACAAATCCCGAGCTGTGATTGGCTGCGATAAAAAGCCCGTACAAGCGTCAGCGTGGGATCCACAGGGGCAaagtaaaagaaaaaaaaaagaaaaaaatagCCGCGTTACTTCTAGTGTGACTCGATGTAGTGCAGGCAGGGTTCTGGGAGCACATGGCAGAAACTATGGCTGGGTGTGGCAGAATAGCCCGGCGTGATATCAATTGGGCGTGATTCACCACTCAACAGTCCACATTCGTCAGCTCACACCTCCATAACACCTCCATAGTCTATCAATCCCTTTACCATCCGAACTCCACCGTCACTCATTGACGGCGCTCCAATCATCCTGGCGGTGAGGTCATGGCTTTCGCGTCGTCTTGGCCGCTCTTGGACGCTCAAGACGCTCTTGATCGTTGTGTTATAACCCCCACTGGGTCTCGCGGGGCTCGACGGTCTCGACTGTCGAGACAGTCGAGTTTGCGGATTCAAGTGTCTGTTCATCTTGTGACGCGATCGTGCAAGCAAAGTCTAGACCGTGATATTTTTGGTCGTGCCTGGAAGTCTGGGACTGAGCTCTCCACCGGCCGTCGTGGTCCGCTCGCAACTCGATAGCGAATTCTAGACTCCGCCTTCTAGAACACTCACGACCCCTCCAGCATAAATCGCCGCCCCGTCCTTGAATTTTTCTCTATCCTAGCCAGCCGTTTCTGTTTCATCTTTGCTTCAGTAGTTTGATCTTGCTGAGAATTCAGAACCGTTCGTCGGGCCAATGTCCACACCGGAAGGCCGTCCTTCCTATGAACCGCTCACCCCGCACAACACCTCTCCAGTAACACAGGCCTTGGACGACCCCAATCCAGTACCCGCTGgggtcgacctcgacaatgaGCCGGTTGATGCAGGGTTAGCTCTGCCTGCTACGGCACCGCCTGTCAATGTTACCGGCGAGCATCGCGGCAACCGTGTGCGGTTCCGGTCGTTCAGCAGCTACCGCGAGGCCGACGACCGTGGGTTCACGACCGAGCCTGCACCTGCCGTGACCCGGCCTCCTATTCTACGCAATGACTCTGATTACTCGGTTCGTTCCTACCATTCCATGATGGACTATGATCCGGTCTCTGCCAATGCATCCGAGGCTTCCGCCGCAGACCTGATCTCGCGGTCCCCGCCCGATTCCGATAGCCGACAGAACTCGCGAGAAGATATCCCAATTCATGAACTGGGCCAGCTCAAGGAGAAGCCTGTCGACGGCCAAAGTGAAGGTACACCGGCGACTCCTGACCGCAATATGTCTGTGCGCGAGCGTTTCCGCCACGCCGGCGAGCTGATTCGTAAGAAGACGGTGTTTCTGGGCGAACGGCTGGGCCGGGATGTCTACGATGACGGCGGCGATCTTGGcgcttctttgctgccggATGATTTGGAGGGTTCGTTCCCTCCGCTTCATCGCTCGCGGCCGCACGATGAGGAGAAGGCCGGTGATCCCAATGCGCCCGCGGAGCCGCTGCCCAGCGCGGAGGCCCACCGTCTCGTGCGCAGTGTGACCCAGAGCCATGCCCGTCGCCGGCGGCCCCGGTCGGCGTATGCGCGGTCCGGCGCAAGCACGCCGGAAGGGCTCCGTCCAGACTCCTGGTACGGGTCTGGCAAGtttggaggcggagggatTCTGTCGCAGCTGCTTCGACTTCAGGCTGTGCAGAGTTCAGGTAGCACCAGTGCGCCTGTGAGCGATGCCGAGTCCGATACCGAGTCGCCAATTTCCTCAGGTGCTGCGACaccgaagaaagaaaagctgAAATGGTACAAGAAGCCGAACCACCATTCGACTGCCTCGCTGGTCGGGGCGTCGATGAATCTGAGTTCGGCTACTCTACCTGCACCCGCGGAGGCATTGATGACCCCGAAGAGGGGCCGGAGAAAAGCATATCGCAAGACAAGACTGGAAGACGAGATCCGGGTGACTGTGCATATTGCCGAGATCCTTGCGCGCCAGCGGTATATTATGCAGCTGTGCCGAGCCCTGATGCGCTACGGAGCCCCAACTCATCGTATGGAAGAGTACATGAAGATGACCGCACGGGTTCTCGAGGTCGAAGGCCAATTTCTCTACCTGCCTGGCTGCATGATCATGTCTTTTGATGATCCAACGACCCGCACCGCCGAAGTCAAGCTCGTCCGTGTTGTTCAAGGCGTCGACCTCGGTCGTCTTGCCGACACGCATAACGTTTACAAAAACGTCGTCCACGACCTCATTGGCGTCGAAGAAGCGATCTCTGAGCTTGACCAGATCATGTCCCGCAAACCCCGATTCAACAAATGGCTCCTTGTTCCGGCCTATGGGTTCGCCAGTGTCGCCGTCGGCCCGTTCGCCTTTCAAGCTCGCCCCATCGACATgcccatcatcttcatccttggCTCCATAGTGGGATTCATGCAGCACGTTCTCGCCCCCAAATCAGTGCTCTACTCCAATGTCTTTGAAGTCACCGCTGCCGTGCTGACATCTTTTCTCGCCCGTGCTTTCGGCTCCATTCGCAGTACCATTGGCGGCGAAGAGCAAAATCTCTTCTGTTTTTCCGCGCTCGCCCAGTCTTCTATTGCTCTTATCCTCCCTGGATTTATCGTCCTTTGCGCTAGTCTCGAACTACAGTCCCACCAGATGATTGCTGGTTCAATCCGCATGATTTATGCAATTATTTATTCGCTCTTCCTAGGATATGGTGTAACTGTTGGAACAACAATCTACGGTCTCATGGACGGCAACGCGTCTTCTGAAAAGGAATGCAAAAACCTCGATGTTTATAACTCGGTCTACATCCAGAAATTTTGCTTCGTGcccctcttcgtcatctttgTCGCCATCATCAACCAAGCGAAATGGAAACAGCTGCCGGTCATGATCCTTATCGCCCTATGTGGATACATCACAAACTACTTCTCCACGACCAAGCTCGGGTCCAACTCCGAAGTCGCGAATACAGTCGGCGCTTTCACAATCGGTCTTCTCGGCAATCTCTATTCGAGACTTTGGCGTGGCCACGCAGCAGCTGCGATCTTACCCGCGATCTTCGTTCTCGTTCCCTCTGGTCTCGCATCGAGTGGATCACTTATCGCCGGTCTCAACTATGCGGATTCAGTCCGCGATGGGATTGCGAGCGGGAATACAAGTAATATCGCGAGTCAGGATACGTCGATTGCGAGTCTTGGTTTTGGAATGGTGCAAATTGCAATCGGTATTACAGTTGGACTTTTCGTCTCAGCCCTGGTGGTTTACCCTTTtgggaaaagaagaagtggatTGTTTAACTTTTGATCTCGTTTTTTATTTATAAGGCGTTTTTGGAATCTCTGATGCGCTACGTACGGGACATACAGGACGATATACGTACATGATGGCATACAGGACATAGTGTTTTCTCGACCAGGGTTCAGGTTCAGTTTTGTGATTTAGCGAACTAGCAAGCGAGCGGGATTTGGATAGATTTTACATTTACACGCATGGATGATATTAGCGTTGATATAGCGATGATCTTAATACCCAGCTGACATCCATCTTCGTTAATCCATTTCTTCGTCAATGTGCTTAGGTGACAGCCAGCTGTCTCATATTGCGAAGGCAAGGCTTGACCGGTGGTTTCAATCTTCAACGAAGCATTCTTATCCTCATGTGGCTCTCTATTGTGCCATTCGTGCTGTTTATTCCCGTTTTCGTTCTCTTACTGAGCAGTACATGCACGTCAGCCTAATTCTTGCAGTGGTAGTACTCGGACCCACAATATATATTCCCTTTTGAGAATGCACTGCTGTATAACTTCAAAGATGGAGTAGCTTGTAAAGGCTTTATGATACAGGATTCCGCGAGACTTGAGCAAATTAGAGTGCCATTTGTTATGTTCATTGTTGTACGTTTGGGTAAGTTATATTGTAGCTGCAGCAGCCGAGTGTTATCGCCCATATGCATGAATGTCCCTGGAAGAAACACAGCTTCAATCTGAATCCAACCCTCCATTAGGTAGCTTAGCTATCGAATGACCTCCCTAGTTCAAATACTTACCCCCCGTCTCCTGATGGATAACATCAAAAAGTGGCTTCGCACTAAACCAACCTGCCATCGGTGTCCCAACTGTCTTATACGTAAACGCCGCGTCCGCATCATTGATCTTCACCGTCGCCCCTCCCCGtcccgccgcagccgcatcGGCGAGTAACTGCGCATGGCAGCATTTCTCCAGACTAACGAACCAGAATACCGTTTCTTCAATCGTCTTCCCCACGGTGAGGAGGCCGTGGTTTTGCAAGAGCGCGGCCTTCTTGGACCCCAGTGCGCTCGCTATGTTTcgcccttcctcttcggctaGCACCACACCGTTGAATTGGCGGTAGACGACGTGGTCCTGCACAGCATCCGGTCAGATCCGCTCACCGCAAATATATTGAAAGGGGTTTCTACATTATAGAATGCGCACGCATCCTGCGTTATGATATCCAACTCGCGCCCGAGGCTACAAAACGCCCGCCCATAGAGGGAATGACTATGCGCCGCACAAAGTACATCAGGCCTCGCCGCATGAATGGCCGAATGTATCATGAAAGCTGCTGCGTTGAGAAGACG
It includes:
- a CDS encoding threonine/serine exporter family protein (transcript_id=CADANIAT00002983); the encoded protein is MSTPEGRPSYEPLTPHNTSPVTQALDDPNPVPAGVDLDNEPVDAGLALPATAPPVNVTGEHRGNRVRFRSFSSYREADDRGFTTEPAPAVTRPPILRNDSDYSVRSYHSMMDYDPVSANASEASAADLISRSPPDSDSRQNSREDIPIHELGQLKEKPVDGQSEGTPATPDRNMSVRERFRHAGELIRKKTVFLGERLGRDVYDDGGDLGASLLPDDLEGSFPPLHRSRPHDEEKAGDPNAPAEPLPSAEAHRLVRSVTQSHARRRRPRSAYARSGASTPEGLRPDSWYGSGKFGGGGILSQLLRLQAVQSSGSTSAPVSDAESDTESPISSGAATPKKEKLKWYKKPNHHSTASLVGASMNLSSATLPAPAEALMTPKRGRRKAYRKTRLEDEIRVTVHIAEILARQRYIMQLCRALMRYGAPTHRMEEYMKMTARVLEVEGQFLYLPGCMIMSFDDPTTRTAEVKLVRVVQGVDLGRLADTHNVYKNVVHDLIGVEEAISELDQIMSRKPRFNKWLLVPAYGFASVAVGPFAFQARPIDMPIIFILGSIVGFMQHVLAPKSVLYSNVFEVTAAVLTSFLARAFGSIRSTIGGEEQNLFCFSALAQSSIALILPGFIVLCASLELQSHQMIAGSIRMIYAIIYSLFLGYGVTVGTTIYGLMDGNASSEKECKNLDVYNSVYIQKFCFVPLFVIFVAIINQAKWKQLPVMILIALCGYITNYFSTTKLGSNSEVANTVGAFTIGLLGNLYSRLWRGHAAAAILPAIFVLVPSGLASSGSLIAGLNYADSVRDGIASGNTSNIASQDTSIASLGFGMVQIAIGITVGLFVSALVVYPFGKRRSGLFNF
- a CDS encoding class II aldolase/adducin family protein (transcript_id=CADANIAT00002984) yields the protein MPPSATDPTPSAATGKGTTNSQESSASSAKVKMQFPKPPVFEDKLQEREYLKGRLAAAFRIFGKNGYDEGVAGHITVRDPVDPTTFWVNPFGVSFSQIKASDLIQVDHSGNVIDGGPCRLLNAAAFMIHSAIHAARPDVLCAAHSHSLYGRAFCSLGRELDIITQDACAFYNVETPFNIFADHVVYRQFNGVVLAEEEGRNIASALGSKKAALLQNHGLLTVGKTIEETVFWFVSLEKCCHAQLLADAAAAGRGGATVKINDADAAFTYKTVGTPMAGWFSAKPLFDVIHQETGVSRNPVS